The proteins below are encoded in one region of Parvicella tangerina:
- the rpmA gene encoding 50S ribosomal protein L27: protein MAHKKGVGSSKNGRESHSKRLGVKLFGGQAAVAGNIIVRQRGTQHNPGENVGMGKDHTLFALTDGTVQFRKKANNKSYVSVIPAE from the coding sequence ATGGCACACAAAAAAGGAGTCGGTAGTTCGAAAAACGGTCGTGAATCTCATTCAAAGAGATTAGGAGTTAAGTTATTTGGTGGACAAGCTGCGGTAGCAGGGAACATTATTGTTCGTCAGAGAGGAACTCAGCATAATCCAGGAGAAAACGTAGGTATGGGTAAAGATCATACACTTTTTGCGCTAACTGACGGAACTGTTCAGTTCAGAAAGAAAGCGAATAACAAATCTTACGTATCTGTAATTCCTGCTGAGTAA
- the rplU gene encoding 50S ribosomal protein L21, protein MYAIVEIAGQQFKVAKDQRLFVHRLEGKEGDKVEFDQVLLIDDEGKVNVGAPAVAGALVKATIERHVQGDKVIVFKKKRRKGYQKSNGHRQKFTEISIADILASGAKKSAPKTEKAPAKKEEPKAEAPKEAAASSDDLSSKTVAELKEMAKAKEISGYSSMKKAELIEALS, encoded by the coding sequence ATGTACGCAATTGTAGAGATAGCAGGGCAACAATTCAAAGTTGCAAAAGATCAGCGTTTGTTCGTTCATCGTCTTGAAGGAAAAGAAGGAGACAAAGTAGAGTTTGATCAAGTTCTTTTAATCGATGATGAAGGCAAAGTTAACGTTGGCGCCCCAGCTGTAGCAGGTGCTTTAGTTAAAGCAACCATTGAACGTCACGTTCAAGGAGATAAGGTAATCGTCTTCAAAAAGAAAAGAAGAAAAGGTTACCAAAAATCAAACGGTCACAGACAGAAATTTACAGAAATTTCTATCGCTGATATTTTAGCAAGTGGAGCAAAGAAATCAGCTCCTAAAACTGAAAAGGCACCAGCCAAAAAAGAAGAACCGAAAGCGGAAGCTCCAAAAGAAGCTGCAGCAAGTTCTGATGACTTGAGCAGTAAAACAGTTGCTGAACTAAAAGAGATGGCTAAGGCTAAAGAAATTTCAGGATACTCTTCAATGAAGAAAGCTGAACTTATTGAAGCGCTAAGCTAA
- a CDS encoding rhomboid family intramembrane serine protease codes for MFDQIRSDLRIKPRVSAVLVITALLMTVMLIIAPQLRLNYGVHDSLGVSFTTRMTVPFCHGYSTTTTIIHLLANVVLFYFVASFLEKVIGSFRFLVATLISYVAYILIHRLLLMIGHGLTPLIMTYSGMMFIVLFEGRYVKTNTVFDDYYKTLWGIQIALWLVAPVVFSIIPIYFDAQSDLVGKIVLGNTAHFVCGILGILLGFVFRNHIRKKLVQYTRKKYIKHDWMDDKAWYFSFGFMLFLILKIFLF; via the coding sequence ATGTTTGACCAGATAAGAAGTGACCTCAGAATTAAACCACGTGTTAGTGCGGTTCTGGTAATAACAGCTTTATTGATGACCGTGATGCTGATTATCGCTCCTCAGCTAAGGTTAAATTATGGAGTACATGACTCTCTAGGGGTTTCTTTTACAACAAGAATGACTGTACCTTTCTGTCACGGTTACAGCACGACTACAACGATTATACATTTACTTGCCAACGTGGTTCTCTTCTACTTTGTCGCTTCATTTCTTGAAAAAGTTATTGGAAGTTTCCGCTTTTTGGTAGCCACGTTAATATCCTATGTTGCTTACATCCTTATTCATCGATTGTTGTTAATGATCGGACATGGATTAACCCCACTTATCATGACCTACTCAGGGATGATGTTTATCGTCTTATTTGAGGGGCGATATGTAAAGACGAACACCGTATTTGACGATTATTATAAAACACTTTGGGGAATTCAAATAGCGCTTTGGTTAGTTGCTCCAGTTGTATTCTCCATCATCCCGATCTATTTTGATGCACAGTCTGATCTGGTTGGGAAGATTGTACTTGGTAATACTGCGCACTTTGTTTGTGGTATTTTGGGTATTTTACTTGGCTTTGTCTTTAGAAACCATATCAGAAAGAAGCTAGTCCAGTACACTCGAAAAAAATATATCAAGCACGATTGGATGGACGATAAAGCGTGGTACTTTAGTTTTGGATTTATGTTATTTCTGATTTTAAAGATCTTTTTATTCTAA
- a CDS encoding UvrD-helicase domain-containing protein codes for MERNLETKQPSLKIYKSSAGSGKTYQLVLNYLSLILKAKNPDKFRRILAITFTNKASKEMKERVLQGLKKLKKGEDTSFIEDYVRSTGLSPMELAEKSDSLLTNILHHYGHLNILTIDKFVHRIIRSFSRELGLTTNFELTFDFDGITARCIDEVLQELGNDEQLTRILIEYYQQLIDLEDQPNIEYALNERAKILGKEESVEKLEFYKDKDLSFFVDVRKEIKDKIKSLRTASIGNSVKIQSILGEYLSELKFGNSKYTKILNGIDDYNKVPDVLSETQINNIKEGKWISKKAEKELPELVNIINTNDHKLQQLFLQTNTNINQEIFLRNIDKNLLSFALLNDVQRQIEKLKKDNNILLIGELNQIISDIISKESAPYIYEKIGARFENYFIDEFQDTSTLQWQNLIPLIHDSLASGNESLIVGDAKQSIYRWRGGNAQQFIDLPNVSFNTPESAVINQSFQNSHEGYVLEDNYRSAKAVIQFNNWLFPKMMSSLESSLLHNTYTDIQQHPKREEIGYVEVSIKKSKTDYNTDHPYDKDLLNQIDSCLKDGYSFRDLCILVRRNSEGTELAAYLKENDLPVSSQESLLLSDSNDVKLILAFLKALSRPTDENVLSVFSYYDQKGLFRLFQKYRIPAAENNFFSKGYKFDEFLSQEIPMFEKSFFTTLSIFDQVDYLLRTLEISREDLYVDRLLNATYDFQQKNGQQTNRFIDYFEEKILNSSVVPPENTNAITIMTIHKSKGLQFPVVFIPRRIDNSSNDSLWLSSELISDLGLNEINMNPGKNIPDENIQKTKNDNEELTTLDLINLIYVAYTRAENRLYIHLEENRASSLVKNQINLIESHENYDSSENKLAIGTPTRYHSKTGDSYSQVLHLSTKKTKTWRNTLILATPNHEEKEGDTYSERSWGMIIHELLQDIDVLKDAPKTFDQFIKKHKEWQPRRSSIETILESYTKSSKIQSLFQGTLEVMSERSIAASHGEILRPDKVLIKENEIIVLDFKTGSESAQHRQQILKYGHVLEHIYQKPIKLYLIYLSIDKISIIHV; via the coding sequence ATGGAGCGCAACTTGGAAACGAAACAACCCTCGCTGAAAATATACAAATCATCCGCTGGCAGTGGAAAAACCTACCAACTGGTACTTAATTACCTTTCGCTCATTTTAAAAGCCAAAAACCCCGATAAGTTCAGACGAATTCTGGCAATTACGTTTACAAACAAGGCGTCAAAAGAGATGAAAGAACGGGTTTTGCAAGGTTTAAAAAAGCTAAAAAAAGGAGAGGATACCAGTTTCATTGAGGATTATGTTCGATCAACTGGTTTGTCTCCTATGGAGCTAGCTGAAAAATCAGACAGCCTACTCACAAACATTCTACATCACTATGGGCATTTAAACATACTCACCATTGACAAGTTCGTTCACCGAATCATCCGATCATTTTCCCGCGAATTGGGACTTACCACCAACTTTGAGCTCACTTTTGACTTCGATGGCATTACAGCTCGATGCATAGATGAAGTTTTACAAGAACTGGGAAATGATGAACAGTTAACAAGAATCCTTATTGAATACTACCAACAGCTCATTGATCTGGAGGATCAACCCAATATTGAGTATGCTCTTAATGAAAGAGCAAAAATTCTTGGAAAAGAAGAATCTGTAGAAAAACTTGAATTCTACAAAGACAAAGACCTTTCTTTTTTTGTTGACGTTAGAAAAGAAATAAAGGACAAGATCAAGTCCTTAAGAACAGCGTCCATAGGAAACAGTGTGAAAATCCAATCAATTCTTGGCGAGTATCTGAGTGAGCTAAAATTCGGCAATTCAAAATACACCAAAATCCTTAATGGAATTGATGATTACAACAAAGTTCCGGATGTGCTATCAGAAACCCAAATCAACAACATCAAAGAAGGTAAATGGATTTCCAAAAAAGCGGAAAAAGAACTCCCTGAACTGGTCAACATCATCAATACAAATGATCACAAGTTACAACAGCTATTTCTGCAAACAAACACCAACATCAATCAAGAGATATTTCTTAGAAATATAGATAAAAACTTACTCTCTTTTGCCTTATTAAATGATGTTCAACGACAAATAGAAAAGTTAAAAAAAGACAATAACATCCTATTGATCGGTGAGTTAAACCAAATCATATCTGATATCATTAGTAAAGAATCTGCTCCGTACATCTACGAAAAGATTGGTGCTCGCTTCGAAAACTATTTTATTGATGAATTTCAAGACACCTCTACTTTACAATGGCAAAATCTGATTCCGCTTATTCATGACTCACTGGCCAGTGGCAACGAAAGCCTCATTGTTGGAGATGCGAAACAATCGATTTATAGATGGAGAGGAGGAAATGCTCAGCAATTCATCGACCTGCCCAATGTTAGTTTCAACACTCCGGAATCTGCAGTGATTAACCAAAGTTTTCAAAACAGTCATGAAGGCTACGTACTAGAGGATAATTATCGTTCTGCAAAAGCCGTGATTCAGTTCAACAACTGGCTATTCCCGAAAATGATGTCAAGTCTTGAATCTTCTTTACTTCACAACACTTACACCGACATCCAACAACACCCTAAACGGGAGGAAATAGGCTATGTAGAGGTTTCCATTAAAAAATCGAAAACAGATTATAACACGGACCATCCGTACGACAAAGACCTTCTGAACCAAATTGATTCTTGCCTGAAAGATGGATATTCATTTCGTGACCTGTGTATTCTGGTTCGAAGAAACAGTGAGGGAACCGAACTCGCAGCGTACCTCAAAGAAAATGATCTTCCGGTTTCCTCTCAGGAAAGTTTATTACTGAGTGACTCCAATGACGTAAAGTTGATCCTTGCCTTTCTCAAAGCTTTGAGCAGACCAACTGATGAAAATGTTCTTAGCGTCTTCTCCTACTATGATCAGAAAGGGTTATTTCGTCTTTTTCAGAAATACAGGATACCTGCTGCCGAAAACAACTTCTTTAGCAAGGGGTATAAGTTTGATGAGTTTTTAAGTCAGGAAATACCGATGTTCGAAAAGTCGTTCTTCACCACCCTTTCTATATTTGATCAGGTAGATTACCTTCTGAGGACACTGGAAATATCGAGAGAAGACCTCTATGTTGACAGGCTATTAAACGCCACCTACGATTTCCAGCAAAAGAATGGTCAACAGACCAATCGTTTTATTGACTATTTTGAAGAGAAAATCTTAAACAGCAGCGTTGTACCTCCAGAAAACACGAATGCCATTACGATAATGACTATTCATAAGTCAAAAGGACTTCAATTCCCTGTGGTTTTTATTCCGAGACGGATCGACAATAGCAGCAACGATTCATTATGGCTTTCAAGTGAATTAATCAGTGATTTAGGGCTGAATGAAATCAACATGAACCCAGGAAAGAACATTCCTGATGAAAACATCCAAAAAACAAAGAATGACAATGAAGAGTTAACCACCTTAGACCTCATTAACTTAATTTACGTAGCCTACACTCGAGCTGAAAACCGCTTATACATTCACCTCGAAGAAAACCGAGCTTCATCACTGGTGAAAAATCAGATCAATCTAATTGAATCTCACGAAAACTATGATAGCTCCGAAAATAAGTTAGCTATTGGGACTCCAACTCGCTATCACTCAAAAACAGGCGACTCCTATTCACAGGTTTTACATCTTTCAACTAAGAAGACAAAAACCTGGAGAAACACATTAATCTTAGCTACGCCAAATCATGAGGAGAAGGAAGGAGACACCTACTCAGAGCGCAGTTGGGGTATGATCATACACGAACTCCTGCAAGACATCGATGTATTGAAGGATGCTCCAAAGACCTTTGATCAGTTTATCAAGAAACATAAAGAATGGCAGCCCAGAAGATCTTCGATTGAGACAATCTTGGAAAGCTATACGAAAAGCAGCAAGATTCAATCCTTATTTCAAGGAACACTTGAGGTCATGTCCGAAAGAAGTATTGCTGCATCTCATGGAGAAATTCTTCGCCCAGATAAAGTCTTGATAAAAGAAAATGAAATTATTGTGCTCGATTTCAAAACAGGCAGTGAGTCGGCACAACACAGACAGCAAATACTAAAATATGGACATGTACTCGAACATATCTATCAAAAACCGATTAAGTTGTATTTGATATATTTGTCGATAGATAAAATTTCAATCATCCATGTTTGA
- a CDS encoding DUF2452 domain-containing protein — translation MSDKKQNIQNPIDKDTITETPGTLTYGHHRGSLPVAPTKEGQMKGQALAAMEHQTDMQLDQIKKQMELLAAQASKIQQRVTVSEQIYGAEMRFEPLINHVYHLYEKEDNKHVLSLIHPKDWGRKGCPFKFVATVRLLADHTWDILED, via the coding sequence ATGAGTGATAAAAAACAAAATATCCAGAATCCTATAGATAAGGATACCATTACCGAAACTCCGGGTACATTGACTTATGGGCATCATCGAGGAAGTCTTCCTGTAGCTCCAACTAAAGAGGGGCAGATGAAAGGTCAGGCGCTTGCAGCGATGGAACATCAAACGGATATGCAGCTCGACCAAATTAAAAAACAAATGGAGTTGTTAGCAGCACAGGCTTCAAAAATTCAGCAGCGTGTTACCGTTTCTGAGCAGATCTATGGTGCAGAAATGAGGTTTGAGCCCCTAATAAATCATGTTTATCATCTCTATGAAAAAGAAGATAATAAGCATGTGTTGTCGTTAATTCACCCCAAGGATTGGGGAAGAAAAGGTTGTCCTTTTAAATTTGTTGCCACTGTAAGATTGTTAGCTGATCACACTTGGGATATCTTGGAAGATTAA
- a CDS encoding T9SS type A sorting domain-containing protein — translation MKLKFFIALLFAGFSSYGQDITFVSDFELLEVQNGIFVNWEIDSGYTCQGVDILRSDDGVDFYEVGHISGVCGSLSKSVAYSFLDDSPSPGITNHYRLKLNGKGYTEILSLFYQSVPDQGVLVFPNPSLDRNVTVKYANPNQEKMQIEIYDINGHLVFRQISATNEVRINLGAYQSGAYIVRVSSQEESRTLDFSTLILN, via the coding sequence ATGAAACTTAAGTTTTTCATAGCGCTTCTTTTTGCTGGCTTTAGTTCGTATGGTCAGGATATTACTTTTGTGTCTGATTTTGAGCTGCTCGAGGTTCAGAATGGCATTTTCGTGAATTGGGAAATTGATAGCGGTTATACTTGCCAGGGAGTAGATATTCTGCGCTCTGATGATGGAGTAGACTTCTACGAAGTTGGCCACATTTCTGGTGTTTGTGGAAGTTTATCGAAGTCAGTGGCTTATTCTTTTTTAGATGATAGCCCTTCTCCCGGTATAACGAATCATTACCGGTTAAAGTTAAACGGAAAGGGATATACGGAGATTTTGAGTCTGTTTTACCAGAGCGTTCCTGATCAAGGAGTGTTAGTTTTTCCGAATCCATCTTTGGATAGAAATGTAACGGTAAAATATGCAAACCCCAATCAGGAGAAAATGCAGATTGAGATCTATGATATTAATGGGCACTTGGTCTTTAGACAAATTTCTGCAACTAATGAAGTACGAATTAATCTAGGGGCTTATCAAAGTGGTGCTTATATAGTTCGGGTTAGTTCACAAGAAGAATCAAGAACATTGGATTTCTCTACGTTAATTCTGAATTAA
- a CDS encoding Kazal-type serine protease inhibitor family protein, with product MKQITYLFLLTSLGLTSCEKSNCTATTNPDCICTLQYDPVCGCNDKTYGNSCEAECAGVDYTAGECP from the coding sequence ATGAAGCAAATAACTTACCTATTTTTACTGACTTCCTTGGGGCTCACTTCTTGTGAAAAATCAAATTGTACCGCAACAACTAATCCTGATTGTATTTGCACCCTTCAATATGACCCAGTTTGTGGTTGTAACGATAAAACATATGGAAACTCCTGCGAAGCGGAATGTGCTGGTGTAGATTACACGGCAGGTGAATGTCCTTAA
- a CDS encoding NifU family protein has product MLEEKVNAAIEQLRPYLHSDGGDMELVEITNENVVRVKLIGACKTCNMSAMTLKAGLEEALKSSLPEITKVEAV; this is encoded by the coding sequence ATGCTTGAAGAAAAAGTAAATGCGGCAATCGAGCAATTGCGTCCCTACCTGCATAGTGATGGGGGTGATATGGAGTTGGTGGAAATCACCAATGAAAACGTGGTTCGAGTAAAACTCATCGGTGCATGTAAAACTTGTAACATGAGTGCGATGACGCTTAAAGCTGGTCTGGAAGAAGCGCTGAAATCTTCTCTGCCAGAGATCACAAAAGTGGAGGCTGTTTAA
- a CDS encoding Mrp/NBP35 family ATP-binding protein: MKELTKESVLEALKKVVEPDLKKDIVSQDLVTDLQVGDKEVSFKVAVQNAAMHSRNRMQEACEFAIHRNFGKEVKVNCEVVAMKKAEANETKVKGIKNIIAVASGKGGVGKSTITANLALGLAQKGYKVGLVDADIYGPSQPLMFDVQHEKPKGKVVDGKQVIIPVESYGVKLLSIGFFADVNQAVIWRGPMATKALSQMVFDADWGELDYLLLDLPPGTGDIHLTLVQSLPITGAVIVSTPQNIALADARKGVSMFQLDSINVPVLGIVENMSWFTPAELPDNKYFIFGNEGAKHLAAQLEVPLLGQIPLVQSIRESGDVGRPAILQDTTPNAIAFKEMTDNVIEQIDLRNKTKAPTEVVKVEYGAPKCSS; encoded by the coding sequence ATGAAAGAATTAACAAAAGAATCGGTTTTAGAAGCTTTAAAAAAGGTAGTTGAACCTGATTTAAAAAAAGATATTGTATCACAGGATCTTGTCACTGATCTGCAGGTAGGAGACAAAGAAGTTTCTTTTAAAGTAGCTGTTCAGAATGCAGCAATGCACTCTCGAAATAGAATGCAGGAGGCCTGTGAATTTGCTATTCATAGAAATTTTGGAAAAGAGGTCAAGGTAAACTGTGAAGTTGTGGCTATGAAAAAAGCTGAAGCTAATGAGACCAAAGTTAAAGGAATTAAGAACATCATTGCCGTTGCAAGTGGCAAAGGGGGAGTTGGTAAATCTACGATTACTGCAAATCTGGCGCTCGGTCTTGCTCAAAAAGGTTATAAAGTTGGTTTGGTAGATGCTGACATCTATGGTCCTTCGCAACCGCTCATGTTTGATGTACAACATGAAAAGCCCAAGGGCAAAGTTGTGGATGGAAAACAGGTTATCATTCCTGTGGAAAGCTATGGGGTGAAATTGCTATCAATAGGATTCTTCGCAGATGTCAACCAAGCCGTTATTTGGAGAGGACCAATGGCTACCAAAGCGCTATCCCAAATGGTTTTTGATGCTGATTGGGGTGAGTTAGACTATCTTTTACTTGACCTCCCTCCTGGAACTGGAGATATTCATTTAACACTGGTTCAAAGTCTACCTATTACAGGTGCTGTGATTGTTTCAACTCCTCAAAACATTGCTTTAGCAGATGCTAGAAAAGGTGTGAGCATGTTCCAATTAGACTCTATAAACGTTCCGGTATTGGGTATTGTAGAAAACATGTCTTGGTTCACACCAGCAGAATTACCTGACAACAAATACTTCATCTTTGGTAATGAAGGGGCGAAACATCTTGCTGCTCAGCTTGAGGTTCCTTTGTTAGGACAAATACCTCTGGTACAGAGTATCCGTGAAAGTGGTGATGTTGGAAGACCTGCAATCTTGCAGGACACCACTCCGAACGCTATCGCATTTAAAGAAATGACGGATAACGTAATTGAACAAATTGACCTTAGAAATAAGACAAAAGCCCCAACTGAAGTTGTAAAAGTGGAATATGGAGCGCCAAAATGCTCTAGTTAG
- a CDS encoding TapB family protein, translating to MEKTIFNLRNIVSSIFVMLFFLTLGSAQDCASFMPMEEGYKWEVTNFNKKGKEQGTVTHTVKSASVEGGVANAELEMVTSDGKEEHSTTYQFMCEGSTFKMSMNIFLPDETMEQMQNMESMEVEMDMEDMEFPTVLEVGQELKDANMTMEAKMNGMKVMSMTTLIKDRKVVAKESVTTSAGTYECFKVEQVSAIKMGFVNREYKSVSYIAEGVGVVRSESYDKKGNLDSYSEITKIY from the coding sequence ATGGAAAAAACAATTTTTAACTTAAGAAACATAGTGAGCAGCATCTTCGTGATGCTGTTTTTTTTGACATTGGGTTCAGCTCAGGATTGCGCCTCTTTTATGCCAATGGAAGAAGGCTATAAATGGGAGGTCACTAATTTCAACAAAAAAGGTAAAGAACAAGGTACGGTTACCCACACCGTGAAATCTGCTTCGGTGGAGGGTGGTGTAGCTAATGCTGAGTTAGAAATGGTAACTTCAGATGGAAAGGAGGAGCATTCAACTACCTATCAGTTCATGTGCGAAGGGAGTACTTTTAAGATGAGTATGAATATCTTTCTTCCTGATGAAACCATGGAGCAAATGCAAAACATGGAATCTATGGAAGTGGAAATGGATATGGAGGATATGGAGTTTCCAACGGTTTTGGAAGTCGGGCAGGAATTGAAAGACGCAAATATGACCATGGAAGCGAAGATGAATGGGATGAAAGTCATGAGTATGACCACCTTAATCAAGGATCGTAAAGTGGTTGCAAAAGAAAGTGTAACTACATCCGCAGGTACTTATGAGTGCTTTAAAGTAGAACAGGTTTCAGCGATCAAAATGGGATTTGTGAATCGAGAGTATAAAAGTGTTTCCTATATAGCTGAAGGTGTTGGTGTGGTAAGGTCAGAGAGTTACGACAAAAAAGGGAACCTTGATTCTTATTCTGAGATCACCAAGATCTACTAA
- a CDS encoding tRNA1(Val) (adenine(37)-N6)-methyltransferase: protein MFRYKQFVIDDSNSAMKVGTDGTMLGCWVNTDGVQSVLDIGCGSGVLTTICAQKNSEALITGIDVEEGAIKDASSNTENLPKSWRDRITITQVKLQDYHPDQQFDLILSNPPFFENSQVSPDDARNFARHTSSLHYRDIIKFAKNYLSESGRLNLVLPYENGKKAQAEGEEMGFFVSRTCVVRPVPQKPPHRLMIEFSNVKTPFKEELLTIETGVQRHDYTTAYKELGKDFYLYF from the coding sequence TTGTTTCGGTATAAGCAGTTTGTGATTGATGATTCCAACAGTGCCATGAAAGTGGGTACAGACGGAACCATGCTCGGATGTTGGGTCAATACAGATGGGGTTCAGTCAGTGCTTGATATTGGGTGCGGCTCAGGAGTGTTAACTACGATTTGTGCTCAAAAGAATTCAGAAGCCTTGATAACCGGTATTGATGTAGAAGAGGGCGCAATTAAGGATGCCAGTTCAAATACGGAGAATTTGCCAAAAAGTTGGCGGGATCGGATTACGATAACTCAAGTGAAGTTACAAGATTATCATCCGGATCAACAGTTTGATCTCATATTATCCAATCCTCCGTTCTTCGAGAATAGTCAGGTATCTCCTGATGATGCCCGAAACTTTGCCCGGCATACATCCTCCCTCCATTACCGTGATATTATCAAATTCGCTAAGAATTATTTGTCAGAGAGCGGTCGTCTTAACCTTGTACTACCTTATGAGAATGGAAAAAAAGCTCAAGCAGAAGGAGAGGAAATGGGATTTTTTGTTTCAAGAACTTGTGTGGTGCGTCCCGTCCCACAAAAGCCACCACACCGTTTGATGATTGAGTTTTCAAATGTAAAAACCCCTTTTAAAGAGGAGTTGTTAACCATTGAAACCGGTGTTCAGCGACACGACTACACAACAGCATATAAGGAGTTGGGGAAAGACTTCTACCTTTACTTTTAA